A region of Paractinoplanes abujensis DNA encodes the following proteins:
- a CDS encoding sulfurtransferase produces the protein MLIGVEELYHRVAQPEPPLLLDVRWALGDPDGRAHYREGHLPGAVFVDLDTELAGPHAPGAGRHPLPPIDRLQAAARGWGLTRGRSVVVYDNTGGLAAARAWWLLRWAGVPDVRLLDGGLAAWRAAGHTEATGDARPRALGDVVLRAGHLPTITADEAAGLPSRGTLLDARAGERYRGEVEPIDPRAGHIPGAVSAPTTGNLGADQLFRPAAELRERFADVTGPVGVYCGSGVTAAHEIVALAVAGIDAALYPGSWSAWSSDPSRPVA, from the coding sequence TACCACCGGGTCGCGCAGCCAGAACCGCCGCTGCTGCTCGACGTGCGCTGGGCGCTCGGCGACCCCGACGGCCGGGCCCACTACCGCGAGGGCCACCTGCCCGGCGCGGTCTTCGTCGACCTCGACACCGAACTGGCCGGTCCGCACGCTCCCGGCGCCGGCCGCCACCCGCTGCCACCGATCGACCGGCTGCAGGCCGCGGCCCGCGGCTGGGGCCTGACCCGGGGCCGCTCGGTCGTCGTCTACGACAACACCGGCGGGCTGGCCGCGGCCCGCGCCTGGTGGCTGCTGCGCTGGGCCGGGGTGCCCGACGTGCGCCTGCTCGACGGCGGGCTGGCCGCCTGGCGGGCCGCCGGGCACACCGAGGCCACCGGCGACGCCCGGCCCCGGGCCCTCGGCGACGTCGTGCTGCGGGCCGGTCACCTGCCCACGATCACCGCCGACGAGGCCGCCGGCCTGCCGTCGCGGGGGACGCTGCTGGACGCCCGGGCGGGCGAGCGCTACCGCGGCGAGGTGGAGCCGATCGACCCGCGGGCCGGGCACATCCCCGGCGCCGTCTCCGCGCCCACCACCGGCAACCTCGGCGCCGACCAGCTCTTCCGCCCGGCCGCGGAGCTGCGGGAACGCTTCGCGGACGTGACGGGACCGGTCGGCGTCTACTGCGGATCGGGCGTGACCGCGGCCCACGAGATCGTCGCGCTGGCCGTCGCCGGCATCGACGCCGCCCTCTACCCCGGATCGTGGTCGGCCTGGTCGTCCGACCCGTCGCGGCCCGTCGCATGA